The following nucleotide sequence is from Blastocatellia bacterium.
TGCGGTTTATGTAAGCGAGCGCCCGCGAGCCGCGCAACACATCCAGCACAAACGAGTGCGGCACACGGGCGCTTTCTACCTGCTCGAATTTAAACTTCTCGGCCCAGGCGATGACCGGACGCCACACCAATTGATCGAGCAATACAATGACGCCGATCATCGCACCCAATCCCCAGAGGATGGCGGGCGTATTGCCGGCGCTGGCCGCCGTCTGCAAATAAGAACCAATGCCAGGAAGGCGAAAGTCGCGTTCGCCCAGCACGAACATCTCGCAGGCCATCAGGAAGAACCACCCACCGGCCACCGACATCATCGAGTTCCATACCAGCCCGATCATTGCGTAGGGCAACTCAAGCTGCGTGAACCGTTGCCACCAACTGAAGCGATAAATGCCGACGACCTCGCGCAACTCGCGCGGAATGCTCTTGAGCGAGGCATAGAAGCTGAACGCCATGTTCCACACCTGGCCAGTGAAGATGAGCAGGATTGAACCCAACTCGACGCCGAGTTGACGGTGCGGAAACAGCGCCACCATCGCCAGCATCACGCCGGGCAAAAAGCTGAGCACCGGAATGGACTGCAAGATGTCGAGCAGTGGGATCATAATGCGTTCGGCTTTGGCGTTGTAGGCTGCGATGTAGCCGTAGACAAGTGTGAAGATGAGACTCAGGACATAGGCAATGGTGATGCGCAGAAGCGAAGAGGCCGCATAGCCAGGCAACGCCGAAGGATCGAGCGAAATCTCCACCACCGGCGTGACGGGGCCAAACCAGGTGCGGGCGATGCTAAGCACTGCATAGAATAGCGCCAGCCCCGCGCCGAAGATGAGCAGATCGGTCAGAAGCGACCAGGTGCGTTCCGGGATGATAGGTTTCAGTAGTGCCGGTCGTGTCATAAAGGCAGCAGTCAGTCAACAGTCAATACCAGGCTCATGCTCCTTCGAAAAAACATTTTCAGCCTTCGTGGCGTGTTGTTGCACATGGGCAATTCCAAGCAGTGGTCACCCGACAGTGGACAGCACCGTCGCCTCATTGAATCCTGCGCCGCCACTGCCTAAGGTCTGGACACGAACACTGAATAGTCAACTGCTCACTGATCGCTGTCCACTCCCCACCTATGGTTCCGTTAATACAAGCCGTCCCTTCTCAGCATCGTAATCGAAGATTTCGGCGTAGCGACCCCAATGAATCGCTGTGTCCAGTTGCCGTTGGCTCTCGTCCTCGCTGAAATGTTCCTCCAGGATGTCCAGGAAAAAATCATCAGGCAAGGCATGATCGGATTTGGCGCGAAGCGTATGTTCGATCTGCTGCAGCAGACGGACGTGCTGGAGCGCCGCCTGGCGGAAGAGAGCTTTTCGGGTGAGAATGTCGGCTTCGGCAAAGGCCCGGCCTTCAGGCGTGATCTCGACATCGCCTTCCTGAAGGCCGACGAATCCCAGTATCCCAGCAGCCTCGACGATCGGCAGCAGATCATCCACCTCCATGATCAAATCAGCCGCAAGGCGATGCAGATCATCTCGCCCGCCACGGTCGAGCAAAATCTCCATTAAGCCGGCGATGCCGCCTGGTCGCGCGTGCGGCAACATCTGATACTTCATTGCCGGAGGCTCAATGACGATTGCCTGCTTGGCTTCGGTGAGCAACTGTGTCGGCTCTTCGTGAGGCTGGGTGAGAATCTTGTAAATGTAGTCAACTATCTCCACGAACACTTCAGCTTTGCGAGCACGCGGGTGGGCTAATTTGACCTCGAAGTCAGCACGAACGCGCGTGGGTGTGTGACCCAGCACGATGATGCGATCGGCCAGCAGCACCGCCTCCTCAATGTTG
It contains:
- a CDS encoding ABC transporter permease subunit, which codes for MTRPALLKPIIPERTWSLLTDLLIFGAGLALFYAVLSIARTWFGPVTPVVEISLDPSALPGYAASSLLRITIAYVLSLIFTLVYGYIAAYNAKAERIMIPLLDILQSIPVLSFLPGVMLAMVALFPHRQLGVELGSILLIFTGQVWNMAFSFYASLKSIPRELREVVGIYRFSWWQRFTQLELPYAMIGLVWNSMMSVAGGWFFLMACEMFVLGERDFRLPGIGSYLQTAASAGNTPAILWGLGAMIGVIVLLDQLVWRPVIAWAEKFKFEQVESARVPHSFVLDVLRGSRALAYINRKTIAPMSERLTLFFARQVSLREQRQPSAWRMWFVRALALVLLAAVAYGLMHVASQMARLTTGEMAQIMRGAGATFLRVTVALLIGVSWTLPVGVAIGFNPRLARVAQPLVQIAASVPATALFPVVLLMLINLGGGLSVGSILLMLLGTQWYVLFNVIAGAMAIPTDLKEAASVFRFGAWDRWRLLILPGIFPYLITGLVTAAGGAWNASIVAEYFHFKGQILSTTGLGATISHATDAGN
- a CDS encoding nitrate/sulfonate/bicarbonate ABC transporter ATP-binding protein — protein: MTVAEPIIEARAVEKFYVQPDGHRIEVIAPTDLAIYPDSIIALLGPSGSGKSTLLRILTGLARPSAGEVRWHGQPLDSQRPNVAIVFQNFALLPWLTVLDNVEAPLKARGLGKLERRKRALKILDTVGLDGFETAYPKELSGGMKQRVGFARALVVEPEVLFMDEPFSALDVLTAENLRGELLELWLDRKMPTRAIFIVTHNIEEAVLLADRIIVLGHTPTRVRADFEVKLAHPRARKAEVFVEIVDYIYKILTQPHEEPTQLLTEAKQAIVIEPPAMKYQMLPHARPGGIAGLMEILLDRGGRDDLHRLAADLIMEVDDLLPIVEAAGILGFVGLQEGDVEITPEGRAFAEADILTRKALFRQAALQHVRLLQQIEHTLRAKSDHALPDDFFLDILEEHFSEDESQRQLDTAIHWGRYAEIFDYDAEKGRLVLTEP